Within Vidua chalybeata isolate OUT-0048 chromosome 26, bVidCha1 merged haplotype, whole genome shotgun sequence, the genomic segment GCTGGTGTCGAGCAACGAGACCTGTGTGAAGTTGGTGTCCGAGGCCGTGGAGAGCCACGCCCTGCGCTCTGAGAACCTGCAGTCCGGGAACCTGCAGCATTCCGCCTGTCCCGCCGCGCTGCTGCCGCGCTTTGGCCAGAACATGGACGTCATCATGGTCATCGGCGGCGTGTCCGAGGGCGGTGACTACCTCAGCGAGTGCGTGGGCTACTTCATCGACGAGGACAGGTGGGTCAACCTGCCTCACATCCACAACCACCTGGACGGGCATGCCGTGGCCGTGACAGAGTCCTACGTGTATGTGGCTGGCTCCATGGAACCGGGGTTTGCCAAGACTGTGGAAAGGTACAATCCAAACAGAAATATCTGGGAGCAGGTTTCAAACCTAATCACCAGGAAGCATTCCTTTGGCCTTACTGAAGTGAAAGGCAACTTGTACAGTATTGGTGGACACGGCAATTTCAGTCCAGGCTTTAAAGATGTGGCCATTTATAATCCTGAGCAGGACAAATGGCTGAACCTGGAGTCGGCACCAAAGATCCTGCGGGATGTCAAGGCTGTCTCCGTGGAGGACCGGTATGTGTATGTGGCCGCCCGCACCCCGGTTGACAGTGACAGCGAGGACGGGCTGAGGGCTGTTATTATCAGATACGATGCTGAAACCAGGCAGTGGCAGGACGTGGAGTCCCTGCCCCTCATCGACAACTACTGCTCTTTCCAGATGTCTGTTGCCAGCACCAACTTCTACCACACGGCATCGTGCTGCCCCAAGAGTTACCCCATAGACAACGAGGAGGCCAAGGGAAAGATCTCCAGCAGGGCCTCGGATGAAATCCTGGAATCCTTGCCCCCCGAGGTCCTGAGCATTGAAGGAGCAGCTATTTGTTACTACAAAGATGACGTGTTTATCATTGGGGGGTGGAAGAACAGCGATGACATTGACAAGCAGTACAGGAAGGAGGCCTATCGCTACTGCGCCGAGCGGAAGCGCTGGATGCTCCTGCCCCCAATGCCACAGCCCCGCTGCAGAGCCACTGCCTGCCATGTGAGAATCCCCTTCAGGTGCCTGCAGGGAACACAGAGGTAC encodes:
- the KLHL11 gene encoding kelch-like protein 11, whose translation is MSDKMAAAAACPQPQPGPGPGPGPPEADRGAPRGSAADGEAEAEEFGCPAHCSDLAWRQNEQRRHGLYCDITLAFGGAGMAREYRAHRSVLAAATEYFTPLLSGGFAESRSGRVELQKWSSEGGPDPDTVEAVIGFMYTGTIRVSPGNVHEVLEMADRFLLTRLKDFCGEFLKKKLNLSNCVAVHSLAHMYSLNQLALKAQDMIRRNFHKVIQDEEFYTLPFHLVRDWLSDSEITVDSEEILFETVLKWVQKNPEERERYFEDLFKLLRLSQMKPTYLTRHVKSERLVSSNETCVKLVSEAVESHALRSENLQSGNLQHSACPAALLPRFGQNMDVIMVIGGVSEGGDYLSECVGYFIDEDRWVNLPHIHNHLDGHAVAVTESYVYVAGSMEPGFAKTVERYNPNRNIWEQVSNLITRKHSFGLTEVKGNLYSIGGHGNFSPGFKDVAIYNPEQDKWLNLESAPKILRDVKAVSVEDRYVYVAARTPVDSDSEDGLRAVIIRYDAETRQWQDVESLPLIDNYCSFQMSVASTNFYHTASCCPKSYPIDNEEAKGKISSRASDEILESLPPEVLSIEGAAICYYKDDVFIIGGWKNSDDIDKQYRKEAYRYCAERKRWMLLPPMPQPRCRATACHVRIPFRCLQGTQRYPMPQNLMWQKDRIRQMQERQMQEIRYSLSLRRMPRSQIEC